The region ATGCCGCGCACCTCGAAGCGCAGTGCCGCGGCGGTGCCCTTCGCGATGTGGCCCGACGCGATGTCGAAGTCCTCGGGCGCGGGGGTTCGGGTGTAGGTCTCGGTGACCTCGTCGAGTTCGATGCCGAGTCCCGCCGCGAGTTGGCGCACGACCGATCCCCACGCCAGGCTCAGCACGCCGGGCTGCAGCAGCATCGGGATCTCGTCGAGCGGCTTGCCGAAGCCCATCACGTCGAACATGACGGTTGCGCTGTCGTAAGTGTCGTAGTTGATGATCTCCATGCAGCGGATCTGCTCGATGCTCTGGCACGTGCCGGCCAGTGCGAGTGGCACCAGATCGTTGGCGAAGCCGGGGTCGATGCCGTTGACGAAGACGCTGGCGTTGCCCGCCTTGGCCGCGTCCTCGATCGGGGTGATGAGCTCCGCCGGCAGCGTCTCCCACGGGTATTGAAGGAAGACGGCGCTGCTGCCGACGACGTTGACGCCGGCGGCGAGAATCCTGCGGTAATCCTCGAGGGCCTCGGGCAGCCGGTTGTCGGCCATCGCGCAGTAGACGGCGCACGCGGGGTTGGTGGCCAGCACCGCGTCGAGGTCGGTGGTGGCTATGACGCCCGTCGAAATGTCAAGCCCCGCAAGCTCTCCGGCGTCCTTGCCGGCCTTGGAGTCGCCGGACACCCAGACGCCGGTGAGTTCGAAGCGTGGGTCGGTGATGAGTTGGGCCAGCGCGTGGCGGCCGACGTTGCCGGTGCCGATCTGCGCGACTCTGATGGCCATGACTAGCTCCTCACAGGTCGGGGATGGGTAGGTCGAGATTGGGGATGTTGAGGCCGCCGTCGACCTCGAGCATCTTGCCGGTCAGGAAACTGCCCGCAGGAGATGCGAGATAGACGGCGGCAGCGGCGATGTCGGCCGGATCGCCGAGTCGCCGCATGGGGGTTGCCTTCTCCATCGGCTCGCGGAGTTCATCGTTGGAGGCGACGATGTCGAGCGCTGAGGTGAGGATGGATCCCGGTGCGATCGCGTTGACCCGGATCTTCGGGCACAGGTCGAGGGCGGCTTGCCGGGTGTAGTGCGCCAGCGCTCCCTTGGCGGTGGCGTATGCGGCGAATCCGCGACCCGCTAACCGGCCCATGGTCGAGGTGATGTTGATGATGCTGCCGCCGCCGGAGTGTTCGAGCATCAGCGGAACCGCAGCGGTGGTCAGGGCGTGAGCGGTCAGCACGTTGAAGGTGAAGGCGTCCTTCATGTCCTTGACCGAGGTGGTCAGCAACGTGTTCGGCATGGTGCCACCGACGTTGTTGACGACGATGTCTAGTTTGCCGAAGGCGTCGACGGCCTCGGTCGCCAGCTTGGCTGTGTCCTCGGGGTGCGCGAGGTCGGCGACGACGATGTGCGCCTTGCGGCCCGCCGCTCGGACCTGCTCGGCGACCTCCTCGAGTTGCGACTGCGTGCGGGCTGCAATCACCACGTCCGCACCGACTTCCGCGAATGCCACCGCCATCGCCGCGCCCAGTCCGCGGCCCGCGCCGGTGACCACCGCGACCTGGTCGTCCAGTCTGAACTTGTCGAGAATCACGTGTGTCGTCCTTCCCTTGCCGCGCGAACCGTAACAGGCTTTCGACTGCCGCGAGGGACGTTTTTGAAACACGTTCTATTTTCGTGAGAACTCCCAGCCACTTCTCCTACCGCGGCCGACGGGCGCACACTGGATGTACGTCCGAATGTGGGGAGCCGCGATGAGCGAGCAACGGTACGACTTTTTCGGAGAGATCTTCCAGCGGTACTTCCGGGCTGCGGTCGACATGTGTCCGCTGACGGGCGACGCACTCGTTGCGAGGTTGTTCACGCTCAGCGACGACATCCCGGATCGGCTGACGCAGATGCGGCACGCCGCGATGGCGTGGGGCACGGCCGAAACCCCGCACCCGGGCATCTCCTCGGAACTCTTCGTGATCACCCAACACGGACTGATGTACGCGGCCGGGCTGACCGAGTCCCGCCGGGCCCTGTACTACCTGGCCACGCCGCCGGGGATGTTCGACTCGCTCGTCGACCAAGTCGACACCGCCGAATTACCCGAGCGTGCGGTCGCCGTGGTCGACGACGGGTATCGCCGCGACCTCGCATCGGCGCATCCGATGGACGCGGCGCTGCGTCGGATCCTCGACGAGCACGATGCGCTGCGAGTGAATCTGCCCGCGTAGTTACTTCTTCGCCACGGCCTTCTTGGCTGCTTTCTTCGCAGGCGACTTCTTGGCCGCCTTCTTCGCCGGCGACTTCTTGGCAGCGGACTTCTTCGCCGGAGCTTTCTTGGCCGGCTTGTCGCCGTCCGACCCGCCACCGCGGCGCGCCTTCACACTGGCCTCCAGCTTGGCGAGCAGATCCGACACGTCCTCGGTCTCGTCCAGTTCCTTCGGCTGCTCCTCGGTGGTGAACGCTTCGCCGCCTTCGAGTTTCGCCTGGACCAGCTCGTGCAATTGTTCTTGATAGTCGTCGTGGTAGCGGTCGGGGTTGAAGTCGTCGGTCATCGACTCGACCACCTGGCTGGCCATTTTCAGTTCCGCCGGTTTGATTTCGACTTCCTTGTCCAACACCGGGAAGTCGGGATCACGAATCTCGTCCGGCCACAACAACGTCTGCACGATCATCACGTCGCGCTTGCTGAAATCCTGCACCCGCAACGCGGCAAGCCGTGTCTTGTTGCGCAACGCGAAGTGCACGATCGCGACGCGGTCGGTCTCCTTGAGCGTCTTGGTCAGCAGCACATAGGACTTGGACGATTTCCCGTCCGGCTCCAAGAAGTAGCTCTTGTCGTACATCATCGGATCGATCTCATTGGCTGGAACGAACTCCAGCACCTCGATCTCGCGACTGCGTTCCTCCGGAAGCGTGGCGATGTCCTCGTCGGTGATCACGACCGTCTGGCCGTCGTCGGATTCATAGGCCTTCGCGATGTCGCGGTACTCGACGACCTCGCCGCAAACCTCGCAGACCCGCTTGTACCGGATGCGTCCGTTGTCCTTCGCGTGCACCTGATGGAACTTGATGTCGTGGTCCTCGGTCGCGCTGTACACCTTGACCGGAACGTTCACCAGGCCGAACGCGATCGAACCCTTCCATATGGAACGCATAAGGCCAGGCTAGCCCGGTTGGGGCAACAACGGGCCGGACCCGGCCGCCGCGGCGTCGCGCGTCGCACGATCCGGCAGGTCAGCCCCGGCACGCGCAACCGTCAACGCCGACGACAACGCCGCCGTCTGCACCACCCCGGTCAGCGCCTCCGTCGGTATCTGCGCCAGTTGCGCCCGGCGCGCCGCGCCCAGCAAGCCGAGCGACCACAACGCGTCGATCAGACCCGTCATGAATGCGTCACCCGCCCCGACGGTGTCCACCACGTTCACTTTGCGCGCGGGCACCCGCACGGTCCCCGCCGCGCACATCGCGAACGCGCCCGCTTCACCCATCGTCACCGCGACGATCGACGGGCCCAGCGCCAGCCATGTCGCGGCGATCTGCTCCGGCGTGCGGTCGGGGTCGATCCAGCGCATGTCCTCATCGCTGGCCTTGACCACATCGCAGCGTTCGATCCACCGGTCGATGCGGCCGCGTGCGATGTCGTCGTCCTCGATTAACGCCGGCCGCACGTTCGGGTCGAACGTGATGGTCGCCGACGGGTGATACGCGTCGAGCAGCGCGGCGGTGGCCCGGCACCCCGGTTCCAGCACCGTCGCGATCGACCCCGTGTGCGCGACAAGCGGCGGCGCCACCTCCGGTGTGCCCGACAGCTGCCAGTCGATGTCGAACGTGTACTGCGCCGATCCGGTGGCGTCCAGCGTGGCCAGCGCGGTCGGTGTGCGCTCAGCGGATAGACTTCCCGAAACCAGTTGCGCGCCAGACTGCTTGACGTAGTCGAGGATGCGGTGGCCACGCGCGTCGTCACCGATGTGGGTGAGGAAGTCGACACCGCGACCCAACCGGGCCAGCCCGACCGCCACGTTCAACGGGCTGCCGCCGACGTGCTCGCCGGTGACTTCGCCGTCACGCTCGACGATGTCGATCAGCGCCTCGCCGATCACCAGCGCCCGCTGCGGCGCGCCGGGCACGGTCATGTCGTCTCCTTCAGCAGCAACGTCTCCAGCGTCGCGCGTGCCCCGTCGCGGTGCAGCGAGTCCAGCGCCCACAGATACGCCTCGACGAACCGGGGTTGCGCCGCGAGATCACCGAACAATGAGGTGTTTTCGATGAACGCTGTCGGGTGCTCGCGCTGCGACTGCGCCAACGGCACCAGCGTGTCGGCCAACTGATCCTGCACGTCGATCGGTTGGCCCTGTTCGTCGACGCCCTCGGCGTAACGGGCCCAACTGGCCACCACCGCCGCCGACAACCGGACCGGGCCACCCGAGGCGAGGTTGGCGCGGATCACCGGCACGAGCCATTTCGGGATGCGATCCGACGACCCGAAGCACAACCGCGCGATGGTGTCCTTGACGCCGGGGTTGGCGAACCGCTCGATCAGTGTGCGCTTGTAGTCGGGCAGGTCGATGCCGGGCACCGGTTTGAGCGTCGGCGTTCCCTCGGAATCCATGTACTCGAGCAGGAATTGGGCGAACAGCGGGTCACCGGCGGCGTCGTGCACCAACCGGTAGCCGGCCAGATATGCGAAGTAGCACAGGGCCTGATGGCTCGCGTTGAGCAGTCGCAACTTCATCAACTCATATGGCGTGACATCGTCGACCAACAACACGTCGGCCTTCTCCAAAGGTGGCCGCCCGTCGGCGAAATCGTCCTCGAGTACCCACGAGGTGAACGGCTCGGCGACCACGGGCCATTGGTCCTCGACACCGAATTCCTCTGCCAGCAGCCCGATCACGTCAGGCGTGGTGACGGGCGTGATGCGGTCGACCATCGAATTGGGGAAGTGGGTGTGCTCGGTGATCCACGCGCCGAGACCGGGATGGATCCGTTCGGCGTAAGTGGTGAAGGCCTGCCGCGCCACGTCGCCGTTGTTCTCGATGTTGTCGCACGACACGATCGTCGGCGATGCGATCCCGCGGTCGCGTCGGCGCGCCAATGCATCGGCGACCAAACCGAATACGTTGACCTCGCCGAGATTGTCGATGTTGTAGCCGCCCTCGGTGATGGTCAAAGAGATGATCCGCGTGCTCGGCGCGGCAAGCAGTTCGACGACGGCTTCGGGGTCGTCGGGTGCGTAGCGGTAGTCGACGATCGACCCGATCACGCGCGCGGTGCGACTGCCGTCCGGATTCTGCAGCAGCAGCGTGTACAGGCAGTCCTGCGCGGCCATGACATCGGCCATCTTGCGGTCGGCGGGCAGCACCCCGACCCCGCAGATGCCCCATTCGGTCGCCAGTCCCATCTCGAGCAGCCGGTCGACATACATCGCCTGATGGGCACGGTGAAATCCGCCGACACCGAAATGCACTATGCCGACGCCGATTTCGTCACGGCGATAGCTGGGCTTGTCGATCGGAAGCTGGGCCAGGGTCGACGAGTTCAGCTTCATGACACCACCACCACGGACTTGACGCTACCCCGTGTGCGGTCAGAGATGAGGGCGTCGGCAGCCTTCTCCAAGGGAAAGCGCGCGGTCACCATCGCGTCGAGATCCACCCGACCCGACTCGACGAGCGCGAGCGCCGTCGGCCACGTATTCGCATATCGGAACACGCCGGTGAGAACCAGTTCGCGGTTCTGGATCAGCTGCGTCGGCAACTCCATCGACTCTGCGCCCGATCCGACGAGCACCACCGTCCCCGCGGGCCGCACCGCGCGGATCCCGTCGACGACCGCCGAGGGTGCGCCGGATGCGTCGATGAATGCGTCGACCCCCAGATCACCGATCGGCTCCGCGGTCGGATCGAGCACCGCTGTCGCGCCGAACTCTTTCGCCTGGACCCGGCGCGCCTCGTCGGGATCGCTGACCACGATGTCGGTGGCGCCGTACGCCCTGGCGAGTTGAGTGAGCACGATCCCGATCGGCCCCGCGCCGGTGATCAGCACACGCGCGCCACCGTCGAGGCCTGCTTTACGCACCGCGGCGATGCCGACCGACAGCGGTTCACAGAGCGCCGCGGCGTCGTCGGATACCGAATCGGGCACCCGATGGGCGTACCCGGCGCCGATGGTGACGTAATCGCAGAACGCGCCGTCCACCGGTGGGGTCCCGTAGAACCGCATGTGCGGGCACAGGTTGTAGTGGCCGCTGCGGGTTTCGTCGCTGTCGGGGTCGGGGCGTTGCGGTTCGATCGACACCCGCTCACCGATGCGCTCGGCCGGGACGCCGGCGCCGACGCCGACGATGGTGCCGGCCGCCTCGTGGCCGAGCACCAAAGGTTGTTCGACCACGAAATTGCCGATCCTGCCGTGCCGGTAATAGTGCGTATCGGACCCGCAGACCCCGACCGACGACACCCGCACCAGCACGTCACCCGGCCCGGGCACGGGGACCGGTCGCTCCTCCATTTCGATGCGACCTGGCTCGACGAGTACTGCGGCCCGCATTCGGGTATCTGAGGAAAGTGTTGTGTGCGTCACAGTCTCCATGCTAGCCTCATGAGCATCTACTCGCACCCCTGAGCAAATGTTCACCGGTCGGAGAGGAGTGGCAGTGTCGACACCGACGTCGAATGGCAAGGTCACCGAGCTCGGCGGCCAGGTCGTGTCGACTGTGCGCGACCGCGCGGCCACCCCCGAAGACCTGCGACTCGCACTGCGGGCGGCGACGCTCTACTACCTCGACGGCCTGACCCAGGCGGAGATCGCCTCGCGGCTCGGCGTCTCGCGTCCGACGGCGGGCCGACTGGTCGCCAGGGCGAAAGCCAGGGGACTGGTCCGCATCGAGGTCGTCGTCCCGCCGGATATGCAGGACGATCTGCACGCCGACGAGGAACGCGAACTCGAGCAGCGCTTCGGGCTCACCGAGGCAGTCGTCGCGGGCCACGGCATCGACGTCGGTTCGCCAGGACGGCCCGCCGCATACGCCAGCATCGGCCGACCGGCAGCCGCGTTGCTGATGCGCCGGCTCTCGCCCGACGATGTCCTCGGCTTCACGTGGGGCCCCGAGCAGGTCGCAGTGGCCGACGCGCTCACTCCCGGGGTGGCCAGTTGCCGCGCGGTGGTCCAACTCGACGGCGCGATGTCGACCGCCGCGTATCAGACCGGCACCGAGTTCATCCTAGGTCGCTGCGCAGATATTTTGCGGGCCACCACGATTCGGTTGCCCGCACCGCTCTACGCCGACCCGTCGACGGTTGCGTCGATGCGCAGCGACTCGCTGATCTCCCGCACGCTAGAAGCGGGCCGACGGGCCGACGTGATGCTGTTCGGCGTCGGTGCGGTGTCGACGTCGACCACCCTGTTCGAGGGCAGCTTCCTCGACACCAAGATGCTCGACGAATTGATCGCGCTCGGCGCGGTCGGTGAGATCGGCGGCCGGTTCTTCGACGCCGAGGGCGCGCCCGTGGACACCGAACTACAACAGCGTGCTGTCTCCGTTCCGCTCGAGGACATCCGGGCCTGCGAGAAGACCATCCTGATCTCCAGCGACGAAACCAAGTACAGCGCCACCCTCGGCGCGTTGCGCGGCAAGCTCGCACGTCTGCTGGTCTGTGACATCGATTGTGCCCGTTGGCTATTGGCACAGTGAAAGGTGAAGTCAAAGTGAAAGCGCTAAAGAGACTCGGAGCGGGTTTGGCGGCGACTGGGCTCCTGCTCACCTCCGGGTGCGCGGGCGCGGGCAGCCTGGGGGCATCAGCGAACGAGGTGACGATCGCCCTGGTGTCCAACTCGCAGATGACCGACGCTCAGAAGCTGTCCTCGGAGTTCGAAAAGGAGAATCCCGGCACCAAGCTGAAGTTCATCTCGTTGTCGGAGAACCAGGCGCGGGCCAAGATCACCATGTCGACGGCGATGGGCGGCAGTGAGTTCGACGTCGTGATGATCAGCAATTTCGAGACGCCGCAGTGGGCGAAAACTGGCTGGCTGCTTCCGCTCAACGACTACATGAAGGACACCCCGGACTACGACGAGAACGACTTCATTCCGTCGCTGCGGGAGTCGTTGTCCTATGACGGGAACATGTACTCGGTGCCGTTCTACGGCGAGTCGTCATTCCTGATGTACCGCAAGGACATGTTCGAACAGGCGGGCATCCAGGTCCCGAAGGACCCGAACTACCAGCCGCAGTGGAGTGAGGTCGCGGACTGGGCGAAGACGATCAAGGCCAAGGGCATCTCGGACGCGGGTATCTGCCTTCGCGGCAAGCCCGGCTGGGGTGAGGTGCTTGCGCCCCTCGACACCGTGATCAACACGTTCGGCGGGCGCTGGTTCGACGAGCAATGGAACGCTCAACTCAACAGCCCCGAGGTGAAAAGGGCCGTCAACTTCTACGTGGACCTGGTCAAGGACGCCGGTGAGATCGGCGCCTCGTCGACGGGATTCCAGGAGTGCGCCAACCTGTTCGGGCAGGGCCAGACAGCGATGTGGTACGACGCGACGTCGGCGGTGTCGGTGCTCGAGGACCCGAAGGAACACCCGGATCTGCAGGGCAAGATCGGCTACCTCTCCGCACCGATCGCCGAGAAACCGAACTCGGGCTGGCTGTACACGTGGTCGCTCGGTATACCGACGCATGCCAAGAACCCCGACGGCGCATGGAAGTTCATCTCGTGGATGACCAGCAAGGACTACATGAGACTGGTCGGCGAGAAGCTGGGCTGGGCACGCGTCCCACCTGGCAGCAGGACTTCGACCTATACGCAACTGCCTGAGTACGAGGCGATTTCCAAGACATACGGTCCGTTGACGCTGAAGTCGATCGAGAATTCCTCGCCGAACAAGCCCACGGTGCAACCGGTTCCGTACACCGGCGTCCAGTTCGTCGGGATTCCGGAGTTCCAGGATCTCGGGACACGGGTCAGCCAGCAGATCAGCGCGGCGATGGCAGGGCAGAAGTCCGTTGACGACGCGCTGGCCCAAGCACAGGAATACGCCGAGGTCGTCGGCCGAAGCTATCAGGAGAAGTGATGACTGTAACCGCTGATACCGAAGCCGCCGCCAGCGACGCGGCAGTCGCCGAACGGGTTCGCAAGATCCGAGAGGCGCAGGACGTCGGGGTGAGCCGCGCCGAAGGATGGCGACGGCGCGGGCCGTTGCTGCCCGCTTTGATCTTCATGATCGTCGTGACGCAGATCCCGTTCCTGTTCACGCTGTACTACTCGACGCTGTCGTGGAACCTGGTTCGCCCGGGGTCCCGGCGGTTCGTCGGGCTGAACAACTACATCGCGGTCGTCAAGGACAGCCAATTCTGGACGGTGGCCTTCAACACCGTGCTACTGATCGTGGTCGTCGTGCTGGTCTCCGCGTTTCTCGGTCTGCTGATCGCGTTGTTACTCGACCGCGCGTTCCTCGGTCGCGGTGTGGTGCGGACCCTGCTCATCACCCCCTTCCTCATCACTCCCGTTGCAGCGGCGCTGGTTTGGAAGACCACGATCCTCGACGCCACGAACGGCATTTTGAACTGGGTGCT is a window of Mycobacterium sp. 3519A DNA encoding:
- a CDS encoding Ku protein, yielding MRSIWKGSIAFGLVNVPVKVYSATEDHDIKFHQVHAKDNGRIRYKRVCEVCGEVVEYRDIAKAYESDDGQTVVITDEDIATLPEERSREIEVLEFVPANEIDPMMYDKSYFLEPDGKSSKSYVLLTKTLKETDRVAIVHFALRNKTRLAALRVQDFSKRDVMIVQTLLWPDEIRDPDFPVLDKEVEIKPAELKMASQVVESMTDDFNPDRYHDDYQEQLHELVQAKLEGGEAFTTEEQPKELDETEDVSDLLAKLEASVKARRGGGSDGDKPAKKAPAKKSAAKKSPAKKAAKKSPAKKAAKKAVAKK
- a CDS encoding carbohydrate kinase; translated protein: MTVPGAPQRALVIGEALIDIVERDGEVTGEHVGGSPLNVAVGLARLGRGVDFLTHIGDDARGHRILDYVKQSGAQLVSGSLSAERTPTALATLDATGSAQYTFDIDWQLSGTPEVAPPLVAHTGSIATVLEPGCRATAALLDAYHPSATITFDPNVRPALIEDDDIARGRIDRWIERCDVVKASDEDMRWIDPDRTPEQIAATWLALGPSIVAVTMGEAGAFAMCAAGTVRVPARKVNVVDTVGAGDAFMTGLIDALWSLGLLGAARRAQLAQIPTEALTGVVQTAALSSALTVARAGADLPDRATRDAAAAGSGPLLPQPG
- a CDS encoding carbohydrate ABC transporter permease, yielding MTVTADTEAAASDAAVAERVRKIREAQDVGVSRAEGWRRRGPLLPALIFMIVVTQIPFLFTLYYSTLSWNLVRPGSRRFVGLNNYIAVVKDSQFWTVAFNTVLLIVVVVLVSAFLGLLIALLLDRAFLGRGVVRTLLITPFLITPVAAALVWKTTILDATNGILNWVLSIVGLGPVDWIGEYGFQMVMVVLIWQWTPFMMLLILAGLQSMPRDILEAGRVDGAGAFQLFRELTLPHLRRFIELGVVLGAIYLVNTFDTIYMLTQGGPGIASANLPFYIYQRAFLGFDMGQAAAMGVVVVIFTMIIASFALRLIFKSFSGKEEAA
- a CDS encoding SDR family oxidoreductase, whose product is MILDKFRLDDQVAVVTGAGRGLGAAMAVAFAEVGADVVIAARTQSQLEEVAEQVRAAGRKAHIVVADLAHPEDTAKLATEAVDAFGKLDIVVNNVGGTMPNTLLTTSVKDMKDAFTFNVLTAHALTTAAVPLMLEHSGGGSIINITSTMGRLAGRGFAAYATAKGALAHYTRQAALDLCPKIRVNAIAPGSILTSALDIVASNDELREPMEKATPMRRLGDPADIAAAAVYLASPAGSFLTGKMLEVDGGLNIPNLDLPIPDL
- a CDS encoding mannitol dehydrogenase family protein, which produces MKLNSSTLAQLPIDKPSYRRDEIGVGIVHFGVGGFHRAHQAMYVDRLLEMGLATEWGICGVGVLPADRKMADVMAAQDCLYTLLLQNPDGSRTARVIGSIVDYRYAPDDPEAVVELLAAPSTRIISLTITEGGYNIDNLGEVNVFGLVADALARRRDRGIASPTIVSCDNIENNGDVARQAFTTYAERIHPGLGAWITEHTHFPNSMVDRITPVTTPDVIGLLAEEFGVEDQWPVVAEPFTSWVLEDDFADGRPPLEKADVLLVDDVTPYELMKLRLLNASHQALCYFAYLAGYRLVHDAAGDPLFAQFLLEYMDSEGTPTLKPVPGIDLPDYKRTLIERFANPGVKDTIARLCFGSSDRIPKWLVPVIRANLASGGPVRLSAAVVASWARYAEGVDEQGQPIDVQDQLADTLVPLAQSQREHPTAFIENTSLFGDLAAQPRFVEAYLWALDSLHRDGARATLETLLLKETT
- a CDS encoding glucose-6-phosphate dehydrogenase — its product is MSEQRYDFFGEIFQRYFRAAVDMCPLTGDALVARLFTLSDDIPDRLTQMRHAAMAWGTAETPHPGISSELFVITQHGLMYAAGLTESRRALYYLATPPGMFDSLVDQVDTAELPERAVAVVDDGYRRDLASAHPMDAALRRILDEHDALRVNLPA
- a CDS encoding diacylglycerol kinase, coding for MAIRVAQIGTGNVGRHALAQLITDPRFELTGVWVSGDSKAGKDAGELAGLDISTGVIATTDLDAVLATNPACAVYCAMADNRLPEALEDYRRILAAGVNVVGSSAVFLQYPWETLPAELITPIEDAAKAGNASVFVNGIDPGFANDLVPLALAGTCQSIEQIRCMEIINYDTYDSATVMFDVMGFGKPLDEIPMLLQPGVLSLAWGSVVRQLAAGLGIELDEVTETYTRTPAPEDFDIASGHIAKGTAAALRFEVRGMKDGKVAVVLEHVTRLRDDLHPDWPQPAQEGGSYRIEITGEPSYALDLCLSSRKGDHNHAGLVATAARVVNAIPAVIDADPGITTTLDLPLITGKGLYAG
- a CDS encoding sugar-binding transcriptional regulator; protein product: MSTPTSNGKVTELGGQVVSTVRDRAATPEDLRLALRAATLYYLDGLTQAEIASRLGVSRPTAGRLVARAKARGLVRIEVVVPPDMQDDLHADEERELEQRFGLTEAVVAGHGIDVGSPGRPAAYASIGRPAAALLMRRLSPDDVLGFTWGPEQVAVADALTPGVASCRAVVQLDGAMSTAAYQTGTEFILGRCADILRATTIRLPAPLYADPSTVASMRSDSLISRTLEAGRRADVMLFGVGAVSTSTTLFEGSFLDTKMLDELIALGAVGEIGGRFFDAEGAPVDTELQQRAVSVPLEDIRACEKTILISSDETKYSATLGALRGKLARLLVCDIDCARWLLAQ
- a CDS encoding ABC transporter substrate-binding protein translates to MKALKRLGAGLAATGLLLTSGCAGAGSLGASANEVTIALVSNSQMTDAQKLSSEFEKENPGTKLKFISLSENQARAKITMSTAMGGSEFDVVMISNFETPQWAKTGWLLPLNDYMKDTPDYDENDFIPSLRESLSYDGNMYSVPFYGESSFLMYRKDMFEQAGIQVPKDPNYQPQWSEVADWAKTIKAKGISDAGICLRGKPGWGEVLAPLDTVINTFGGRWFDEQWNAQLNSPEVKRAVNFYVDLVKDAGEIGASSTGFQECANLFGQGQTAMWYDATSAVSVLEDPKEHPDLQGKIGYLSAPIAEKPNSGWLYTWSLGIPTHAKNPDGAWKFISWMTSKDYMRLVGEKLGWARVPPGSRTSTYTQLPEYEAISKTYGPLTLKSIENSSPNKPTVQPVPYTGVQFVGIPEFQDLGTRVSQQISAAMAGQKSVDDALAQAQEYAEVVGRSYQEK
- a CDS encoding NAD(P)-dependent alcohol dehydrogenase — its product is MRAAVLVEPGRIEMEERPVPVPGPGDVLVRVSSVGVCGSDTHYYRHGRIGNFVVEQPLVLGHEAAGTIVGVGAGVPAERIGERVSIEPQRPDPDSDETRSGHYNLCPHMRFYGTPPVDGAFCDYVTIGAGYAHRVPDSVSDDAAALCEPLSVGIAAVRKAGLDGGARVLITGAGPIGIVLTQLARAYGATDIVVSDPDEARRVQAKEFGATAVLDPTAEPIGDLGVDAFIDASGAPSAVVDGIRAVRPAGTVVLVGSGAESMELPTQLIQNRELVLTGVFRYANTWPTALALVESGRVDLDAMVTARFPLEKAADALISDRTRGSVKSVVVVS